A stretch of Imperialibacter roseus DNA encodes these proteins:
- a CDS encoding ATP-dependent zinc protease family protein, translating to MKSSYTIGRNDIIDLPELDLFNIKAKIDTGAFTSTLHCSRIKVIDKEGTPTVSFQISGATIGRKGSTKFETSDFTQRKIKSSTGHIENRVIIKTRLVLFGKKFRTEFSLTDRSGMKFPVLLGRKFLKKGFVVDVREENLSYKMKIAQ from the coding sequence ATGAAGAGCAGCTATACCATTGGGAGAAATGACATTATTGACTTACCGGAGTTGGATCTTTTCAATATAAAAGCCAAAATAGATACCGGTGCTTTCACTTCTACTTTGCACTGTTCCAGAATTAAGGTAATTGACAAAGAGGGTACGCCAACAGTCAGCTTTCAGATTTCGGGAGCTACAATTGGAAGGAAGGGCAGCACTAAATTTGAGACAAGTGATTTTACCCAGCGGAAGATCAAAAGCTCAACCGGACACATCGAAAACAGAGTGATCATCAAAACACGCCTGGTGTTGTTTGGCAAAAAGTTCAGAACAGAATTCTCGCTGACTGATCGTTCAGGCATGAAATTCCCAGTACTTTTGGGACGCAAGTTTTTGAAAAAAGGGTTTGTGGTGGATGTGCGGGAAGAAAATCTTTCTTATAAAATGAAGATCGCACAGTAG
- a CDS encoding DNA polymerase III subunit, producing MQFRDIPGLIEEKSRLIASVQKNHMAHAQLFNGPEGSANLSLALAFITYINCDKPGDTDSCGACPSCSKMAKLVHPDVTFAFPIADIPNKDFKEVVCKNYLKWWRPFLVEQPYGNLLDWTRHFGAESKQAIIYREESRQIISALSLKAFEGRYKAMLIWQPEKMNIQAANALLKIVEEPPENTFFFFISNNYEAIINTIISRTQLVSVRGFTDEEVADYLVKTAEVDAAKAQSVARLAAGNMNLALSLLNEVEDESTTIFREWMRICWSSDFEGMAGLTDKFNGMSKMAQKSLLEYGLTVYRESLIVKAGEASLQRTMPHEEEFVSKFAKSISLPTIELAARLLNDSIYHLERNANPRILFMDLSLQMAGLLRTGELQYQ from the coding sequence ATGCAATTTAGAGACATACCAGGGCTAATAGAGGAGAAATCGAGGCTGATTGCCTCGGTGCAAAAGAACCACATGGCGCATGCTCAGCTTTTTAACGGGCCGGAGGGCAGTGCCAACCTTTCTTTGGCCTTGGCCTTTATTACTTACATCAACTGCGACAAACCAGGTGACACCGATTCGTGTGGTGCATGCCCATCATGCAGCAAAATGGCTAAGCTGGTTCATCCCGACGTCACTTTTGCTTTTCCCATTGCAGACATTCCCAACAAAGACTTCAAGGAGGTGGTTTGTAAAAACTACCTCAAATGGTGGAGGCCTTTTCTGGTGGAACAGCCCTATGGCAATCTGCTGGACTGGACTCGCCATTTTGGAGCGGAGAGCAAGCAGGCTATTATTTACAGAGAAGAAAGCCGGCAAATTATCAGCGCCCTGTCGTTGAAAGCTTTTGAGGGCAGATATAAAGCCATGCTCATCTGGCAACCCGAAAAAATGAATATTCAGGCGGCCAACGCCTTGTTGAAGATAGTAGAAGAGCCGCCTGAAAACACCTTTTTCTTCTTCATTTCCAACAACTATGAAGCCATCATTAACACCATTATCAGTCGAACGCAACTGGTAAGTGTCAGAGGCTTTACCGACGAGGAAGTGGCGGACTACCTTGTAAAAACGGCCGAGGTGGATGCAGCAAAAGCGCAGTCGGTGGCCCGGCTGGCTGCCGGCAACATGAACCTTGCATTGAGCCTGCTCAACGAGGTTGAAGACGAGTCAACAACGATTTTCAGAGAGTGGATGCGGATTTGCTGGTCATCCGATTTTGAGGGTATGGCTGGCCTTACTGATAAGTTCAACGGCATGTCGAAAATGGCTCAGAAAAGCCTGCTGGAATACGGCCTGACCGTTTACAGAGAGTCGCTCATTGTCAAGGCTGGTGAGGCCAGCTTACAGAGAACGATGCCTCACGAAGAAGAGTTTGTCAGCAAATTTGCCAAGTCGATATCTCTGCCCACCATTGAATTGGCTGCCAGGCTGCTAAACGATTCTATTTACCACCTTGAACGAAATGCGAATCCCCGGATTCTGTTTATGGATTTATCACTCCAAATGGCCGGGCTTTTAAGAACCGGAGAGCTCCAATATCAATGA